The genomic segment gacagTGATGGCAGTGACACTGGGGACCCACTGCAGATTGAAAACCTTGAAACAGGCAAGAGCTCTTCCTTGCCTGAGGGTGAGCTGGGACAGGAGAGACCCCTAAAATCTGGGAAAAAGTACAGAAAGCATAAACATAAACATGATGTTGAAGAGGAGCCAGCAAAAGAGGCTGGAGCAAAATCcaggaggagaaaagagaaggagaaaataatggAGTCAATTAAACAGctgaggaaagagaagaaaccTGTGGCAGAGGTGGGTGTTTAGGCACAAAACCTCAGATAATTTCTAATCTGTGTTAAATTTATTATTGCTTGTGGTTATTCTGTTCAAAACTTCACATTCCTGCAGCAGGTTGAGATCCACAACATACAATATCTGCATGTTCATTTCAGTTAAATTGCATTAAATTTGCAGTTTAAGGAAGTACAAAACCCAACACTTGATGATTTAATGCCATTTTAAATGAATGTCAAAGAACTAAAGGGGCCTTCTGAAAGGAATCAcacaaataatttattcttcTGGAAGCAGGTGGATGGTGGTGAGAGGTTTCCCTTCAATGACAGTGGATGTCTTCTGGATGACAAAGACCTCTTTGATAATGgcttggaggaggaggatgatcAATCCCCTGAGGATGAAGAGTCCCTAGAATCCATACGAGCAgctgtgaaaaacaaaatgaaacactaCAAGGTAACAGTTGGCTGTGATacaaaaaatattgtaaatgtACTGTCTTTGGAACTGATAGAAAATAGGtttggatgggatattggggaggaatttttccctgtgagggtggggaggccctggcacagagtgccacattttaaattaatgtcaaagccacagctgtggctgcccctggatccctggcagcgcccaaggccaggctggacagggcttggagcaccctgggacagtggaaggagCTGGAATGCGATAAACTTCAAGGTCTTTAgcaacccaaatcattccatgGTTACTGGATTTAGCAGGAATTTGTACCTGAACAGATTCTAAAACTCTCTGTGACcgtggtggggctgtgctgctgggcagaaGAGACAAGAGCCTTCTGGTTCTTGTTTTTAGAGATGGAGAGATGTTGTTCTGGCCAATTAAAAAGATAATTCTGGAGTAGGAGCTTTGGAATCAGCCCTTGTGTGGGGTCTGTGCTGGTTCATGAGCCACTTGCTGGCTTTGCTGACCAGTGGTAGCTCTGTACAGTTATTTTTGATGTGTTTGCCCTTGATAGCAATCATTGAATTTCTTCTTGTGCCCCATAGAacaaagaacattttcctgACAGTGAAGGCTACAAGCATGTATTTGATGAGGAGAATGAGGAGCCTGTATTAAAGGAGCCCAAAAGGAAGGTGAGGTCTTCATCTTTTTAAAGCTCTGGATTGTTGCTTGTCGTGACTAAAATGGTTTTGTGTGCACagtgtggttttgttttattttttaaactggaTGCTTTATTTTGACTCCTTGCTgtttggaaggaaaaataagCTATTTAAGAAGCAGAGAGAGAGCCCCATGTTTTGTTCCCTGGCTTCAGAaacctttcttttctcccctaAGGAGCGGAAAGCAGCACGGCTGAGTAAAGAGGCCATTAAACAACTGCACAGTGAGACCCAACGACTTCTTAGAGGTAAAACTTATACTCCTTTACATATAAAGAATTCAAACTGTTCAGAAATTCAGAGGAGAAATTGAAAGAATTTACCCAGAAGGTTAGAGCCTTCTTTGACCTAATGTGACTTATTGAGGGTTGAAGTGTGCACGACCATTTTTATCGAAGGACTCGTTAAAGGTGTTTTTGTAACTcatgaaaataaagatatttgtTGTCAAATAAAGGGCTCAGATGATGTTTAAAATCTTCTCTCACTGTATTTCTCTGGCAGAATCATCAGTGTCTCTCCCATATCATGTGCCTGAGGCCAAAAGTGTTCATGACTTCTACAAGAGCAGGCCTCGACCAGCATGTCAAGGAAATGCCATGGCCCTGCTGAAGTAAGGACTTAAACCTTCCTCATCCAATTTTTTCATAAACTTTAGGTGTCTCTAGCTTTTCTTTGGAGGATAACCAAACTTTAAATCcataaaaataggaaattagGAGAATGTCATTGCTAAACATCAGGCAATGCTGCTGTCCTTACAGAGTCATAATGTTGAAGTGATCAGGGCCAGGAGTCACTCATATGAAGGAACTTGCTAATGCAGTGTTACTTTAATGGGATTTAGGCTGAACCCCAGTATTTTACTTGGACTGTTTCTTCTCTGAGTAATGTGTGTTAAAATACTGCAGCTACAGTAGTCACAAAATCCCTCAGGAATTTCATACTCTGCTACTGTAACCAGTACAAAACTTTTACACTTCCTTAAGTTCTCATGAAGCTTTCCAGATTTCTGTCCTGCATCTCTTCCTACACATTAATGACAATAATTAGGAAATTATTTATTCCTCTCAGTTTGTCCTCAACCTTCTCTCCCTTTCACACTAACTATGGGTGTTGTGTTTCTTTCTGCCTCTTTTAGGTCCTCTAAGTACCAGCTGCCCCTAAATGAAGAATCTGCAACTGTTGGGAGCTTGAGCAAGGATGGCAAAGATGGGCCAATGGAAGGTGATcaatcagcagctgctgagccagAAATGAACCTGGGCAGAGATGTTGATGCTTCTGTCACTGAGCCTCTTGCTGCTGAAGGGAGGAACTTGCCAGAGgactgtgctgagcagcccaggcaggacagggaggatTCTGATGCAGTTACAGAGACTGTAACTGATGATAACACAAAGGAACAGCAGCTCTCCAACTGCCTGAGCACTGACTGTGATGAGCAAAAGGAGAGTGAAATTCCTCCAGCATCTGGAGATGCCCTCATGGAAAGAGGGGAAACAGCACCAGATGTACAAGGGGAAACAAACACTCCACAAGTGGGgcctgggctggtggcacagcctgaAAAAGTGAGGAAATCCAAGCTGGATAAACTTCGTGAACTGGGCATAGACCTGTCCATCCAGCCCAGAATCTGCTCTGACAATGAATCCTTCATAAACCTCGAGGAAGCTGATTCAAATAAAGGTATCACTTGTGTTGTAGTCCTAAGCAGTGTTGATCTGAGCTTGGCTGGAAAACTCAGAAATATTGAGGTGATAGAACAGTCAGGCACATTGACATACTTAGTATGGATTCTTTGAGATATGTTAACAGAAATTTAGAATTGGTTGGTGGAtgggaggctgggctggaagggaattGAGGTCTTGTGGACAAGTGGTAGTCAATGGTAAGATAGTTTAATAGTAGCTAATATTAATTAAATACAAGCTGCAGCATAAATATTCTGTGGTGGTTTATTATTAGTTGAATAGAATagttttgcaaatattttagtATTCAAGACTTAGCTTTAAGCTATCCTTTTTTAAACTTAGCTTTAAACTAAACTTTGGGGGCAAAAAATGCTTAAGGACCTATCTTTTAACAATCAGTGCTTTTCCATGCTATcacattaatttaattaatgttTATTTCAAGAACTAGAAGCCCTGAAAGCACGTTTCTTGAAGCACACTCTGCAGACATCCAGATCCAAAGGGGAACGGGCCATAAATATGAACATCATCCGTAAGGAAACAACATCTGATGGGAAGGAGGAGCTGAGAGCAGATGTGGTGCCAGCAGTTTTGGCTGCAGAGAGCCTGGAGGAAGCAGTCCACAAAAAGCCAGGTTGGTGGGGGAGAAGAAGAGACAGGGATTGAATTGGAAAACACAGCATGAGAGGAAAATGTTTCTTAGTGCTGCCCTACAGAATACAGGTGAAGGGATCTTCTTCTGTAAGATTGCTGGGTATGTTCCCCCTAATGGATGGCCCTGTTTTTATAAAAGAATTCTTGGTAGACCACTGAAATAGCAGTGGGACAGCCTCAGTCAGATCTTTGTGATTAATTCCTTagatttttcctgtttccatgagaagctggggctgccccatccctgggaatgtcCGAGCCcagcttggacagggcttggagcaacctggtctggtagAAGGTATCCCTGCCCGTGGTAGTGGTGGAAAGGGGTGAACTTtagggtctcttccaacccaaacccttccctgAATCTCTTCCTGTGCAGGTGAAAAGCTGCAGGCCCTGAAGGCCAAGCTGCAGGAGGCCATGAAGCTGCGCAGGACCGAGGAGCGGCAGAAGCGGCACGCGCTGTTCAAGCTGGACAATGAGGAGAtgctggaggaagaggaggaggaagaagagatgACAGATGAgtctgaggaggaagaagaagaagaagaagaaggtgatCATGAGGTCTGTATGCAGCATTTCTCCATAAGCTCATCAGCATCTCtgttctccttcttcttccctgaGGAATGGAACTTTTGTGCACTACTGATTGGGGGAATTGCTAAGAATTCTTCCTAGAAACTAAAAAATTCTATACTTTTCATATTCATATGGATTGTCTAACCTTGAATCCATgagtattttctttatttatctAAACACTATAAAATCaaatagaaatgtttaaaaGGTTTTGATGCCCCTTCTTTTTTATAAATCCTTGTCTCATTGCTGGCAGGGCCAAACAGCTCACATGCCTCACCTGGGGTAGGGTTTGCCATGACAATAATCAATatctgtgctgtgtttggggATGTTTTTTAGAATTCACAATTTCTCCTTGGGGATGTTTTTTTAGAATTCAGAATTTCTCCTTGATGAAGCAGAGGAAGATAATGAAGATCCAGAAGAGAAACACATGGAAGATGGTGATAAAGAAACTGACAAAGAATCAATTGATGGAGAAAAGCTGGAGAAATCTGAGCATGGTGATTCTGTTCTGAAACATCCTTCAACAGAGTCTACATTGATGCTTTTTAAGGACAGCTCCTCAAAAATGGGGTAAATAAGCCAAGCCTTAAAAGTGGTGACtgagaaattttaaatttgatCAGCATGTGTAGATTTTTCAATATAAAAAGCccttttaaagtatttttgtgttaccttgggttttttttgcaattcATCCTTGATTTATTAGCACATACCTTTTATGAATTGCAGATATTCTCTTCCTGATGAAAAACTGGAAATGGAAGAAACTGTAGACAAAGGACCTAACAAGTTAGGTAAAGTAGAATTATTGCCCTAGataattgccttttttccctttttttttacttagcATATGTAAAAGTTTCTGTTTAAGACTGGTATTCAGTATTTCTGTTATTTCATCACCTGTATATACATACAGTATGATTTTAAAAGTTCAGATGAAAAATGGGTGGTCTTGAAAAAACTAGAGGGAAAAATACTGTTCAAAATAATACtggaagaaataagaaatgtcaGAAATCGATAAGTAAAAATGTGTAATATGCTTCCTGTGAGAAGAAGGAAATCCAACATGTCcacaaaatgaatttttagCAAGGTGTCAGTGCTGCAAAATATTACATTGAGGTTTTGCTGgattacacacacacagagaaaattaagcactatatttttttttatttccagaggatgatgattcattttctctaccagcactgccaaaggaGAACAGCCACAACAGCAGCTTTGAGTTCATTGGCTCCATGATCCCATCCTACCAGCCCTGTAACAAGCAGGCCTCCAGGGGAGGGAGCttcttccctgcagcagggggGTTCAGGTCCCCCTCCCCAGGATTCTTCAAAACAAGTTTTATCAGCTCTGCTTCCAAGGTGAGATTCTCCTGGTTGTGTCTTATACTAACACGGTGGGaagtaaataaatgtattttatccTGATGGTCCAAAGAATCAACCCAGACAAATGCTTTGGTATCAGTGAGATCTCAGAAGAGCAAACTGCCCCTTGGGCTTGTGTCTACATTGGAATGGATAAAAAATGACATTATAAAACTTATATTCTAAATCATTAATGAAATTATGCTATAATCTGGATTTATATCTAAAATATGTGCATCATAAATATGGTTTTAAGAATGCTTACATGGGCTACACAACATCTGATGGCAGTGAGCTCCTGTGGTGTAGTGGAGCAGCATGGACATAATTTGATTCctgcatggtttgggttggaaggaacctcagagctcatctcatcccacactttcctctgtcccaggctgctccaagccccttccaacctggccAGGAACACtctcagggatggggcagccacagcttctctgggaagtctgttccagtgcccctTGCATTTAGATTTAAACTAAACAATTTGCTTAACAACTTCTTGCTAAACTTAACTGAACAAATCCTTGCTAAACAACTTCTATATTTTTGTATTCCCTTGACTAGAGCTCTGGAAAGAcctctgagccttctcttcccaTAGAAGATTCCCAGGACCTCTATAATGCCTCTCCTGAGCCCAAGAGTTTAtttccaggagctggggagtCAAGGTTTCAGTTTTCCCTGGAAGATGACACTCAAAGCCAGCTGCTTGATGCAGATGGGTGAGTGATGGGTGTAAAGGATGGTGTTTAACAGAAATAGGATGTGCAAACCAGCAAGATTTTTCTAACTATAGTCTTTCTTTCAGGTTCTTGAATGTTGGACAACACAGGAACAAATACCAGTCCTCAAAGCACCAGCTGCCACTGGCTAGCATGGATGAGAATGCCATGGATGCCAACATGGATGAGTTGCTGGACCTGTGTTCTGGGCAGTTCAGCAGCCAAGCTGAGCACGTGCCAAacaccagcagcaccaaaaaGCAGAacatggaggagctgctcaACCTTTGTTCAGGGAAATTTGTGTCTCAGAGTATGTCCTCAGTTCTCCTTTCAGCTTGGCTGGTTACTTGGTTTAGAAGTTTTTAGCTGAGGTGACTTCAAGCCTGGGTGTTGATGCCACATGTGGAGTTTTGTCTTTGTTGGGAGCATGTGCAGTTTTATTTCTGGGGTGTTCTCTGACACTTTAAGAGCAGAAATAAGTTGCATCATATTTCTTTCTGTAGCAGGTTCTCCCACATGGGCTTCTTCAGTGTCTTCCAAATTAGAAAAAGACAGTGACATAGAAGATCCAATGGCAGAggctctggagctctgctcaggcTCCTTTCCCACAGACAGGTTAGCATTGCTCTCCTAAAATTTACAGAAGTTAATTCTGGTAACTGTCTTGTTTCACTCTTAAAAGTGTTTTCTTGTTTAACAGCAATTTGCTGCCAGTGCAAGTGTGCTTTGTTTTGGAGGTGAAGGGGAGGAATATTGCAAATTGCTCAGCAATTACTCTAATTGGCAGCATAAACTGTTTCCCACAGCTACTGTGAAGGGAAATCCTTTGTCTTACACTGATAGTGAAAGAAACAGTGAAGAACTTCCATTAAACTGAGAAAAGATGATTAAAAGTGGGACTTTTTGGAGTCTGTTCTGGGCTGTTGCCATAACCAAATGTAAAGTTGGATACTTGGAGATTTTTATTGACTAAATTGGAGAGTGTATGGCTGCCTGACAAAAGGACAGTGAGGCTTAATAAGTGGGAATGTTAAGGGGATCCAAGAGAAAtttgagaggaggaaaaaaattggaaaaatcaGTGCTTGTCCCATGGTTTCTGCAAGTGAAGACCTGAAGTCTTAAAACATCAACTCAAATGGGGATTTGAGGCATTTATTGCTAAATGCTGCTGGCAGATTGGAGCTCTGAGCACTCCCAGGGAATTGCTTGATAGCAGCTGAGGTGGGTGTTGAAACATTGCCTTGATTTACTGgagataaaatgaaaatgcttttctccCATTTATGTTTTCCTtagggaagaggaagaagaggaggaacaAGAAGAACTTGGTGGTTTTCAGCTTTTAACAGATGATGAGGCCTGTGCAAGTGAAGAGGTGTGAACTGATagagcctggcagctgctggataAAATGGATAAAATTCCATTTATCTTTCTAggtttttaatatatccatCAATGCAAAGTACCACAACTTCCCTAACATGCTACTGAAACATTTTTCAGAGCAAACTTTGGATTATGTTAAAGATCTCTTTAATATAATGGTACAGTGAAAAAGGCAAAGGCAAATCCTTTGAAATATGCCTGATGTTTTAGTGTCTTGTTAATTGAAGAACAGACAAATCTGTGGTTACAAAGCAATCCACTCTGGGAAATTTCTTATTTCTGGAAACTTTTTCTTTGACAGGATGAAAAAGGTGAAGATAGTGCTGCTGAAGAAGAAGAACTCAgtgatgaagaagaagaagtgCTGAGACATAGACCAggcttaaagaaaaaactgtaattattttaaaaaatctttaattaCCAAAGAAAATAGAATATTAATAGCACTAGAAGTTTAGTTTAGAATTATTCCCTCTCTAGCAGATGTTTATATGGTCTGGTTTTTTACTTTGGAGCTGTCATGGTACATGAATTTAACTGTGTCACTTGTGGCTTATAGATGATTTCCATTATATATGGAAATCAAAAAGCCACAATTAAACCAGTGCAGCATATTtttttgaccaaaaaaaaaggaatgcaaGAATATTGTTGTCATTCCTCATGTCTTAAGATCTTACTTGTTCTAGCAAGAAAAACCCAGAGTTGACAGTTATTGCCATCATCTTTGGAATCTGGTGAATGGCAATGATTTGGGGTGTCACATGATGCCAGGCTATGTGTGTAAATGTGCAAGAACTCAAGGCTTGGTCTTTCCAAAAATTACACGAGAAATTAGGACACATCCTTAGGAAATGCATTCAGTTCGTGTCAAAAGATAAATCTTGCTTTCAGAAGATTTGTGTGATGGCTGTTTTGCTCCTAAACTGAacttttgactttttttcctagaaaactGCAAGATTTCATGGAAGAGGAAGCAGAGCTGTCGGGGAGTGATGTGGGAAGTGAGGATGAGTACGATGGCGAAGACCTGAACGAATACGAAGAGGAGATTATCGACGAGGAGCTCCCAAACGATGCGGAATTAGGAAACCAAATACAGAAATTCCACATGTCAGTGCCATTCTCAGGAGGTTTTTGGGTGTGGGAggccctggctgagctgtgctaacctgtccctgtcccctgtgctggcaggaagGCCATGCTGGACGATGACAAGCGGCAGCTCCGCCTGTACCAGGAGCGGTACCTGCTGGATGGGGACCTGCACAGTGATGGCCCAGGCAGGACCAGGAGGTTCAGATGGAAGAACATAGGTGAGCTGTCACACACACATTTGTGAAAAAGCCTTTCCTTAAGagctttttctcctgagaagctgagaggcctcaggaacaaaatgtaaataataattatctacctctgtggaatgcaacaggtgcatctgtgattggtctcatgtggttgtttgtaattaatggccaatcacagtccagctgtctcagactctgagagtcacaagcttttgttatcattccattctttttcctgttcctttcttctattcttttagtttagttttaaaataataaatcagactTCTAAACAGGGAGTCACATCGtcgtctcttccctcttcctgggaCCTCTGTGGACACCACCACAGTGACCTATGATCCAGAGCTCATAGATTGAAAACAGAGCTTGTGTATATGTGAAGTAGCATTTTAATCCTCAATAAAATATTTCGGGCATAAATTGGTTGGGGGAtgattctggggttttttttgtttgattggggtttttttgccttgtttgtttgattggttttgggggttttttttgttgttttttactAGCCTCCAATTTCAAAACTGATAGCTGACTGTCTTGGTTTGTTGCCTAGATTTTGCTTCACAGATGGACTTGTTTCAGAGAGATTCAGATAACGAGGAGGAGAATGAGGAGTTTGATGAGACAGAAGTGAAGTGGAGGAAGGAGCGATTTGAGAGAGAGCAGTGGCTCCGTGAGCAGGTGGGGTGAGCTGCTAGAAGGGCTtgctcagtctctgtatcaTTGCTGGATGTAAAATTGTTTATTCCTCAAGTTAAACTTCAGTACTAAATCAGATTTCTCAGCTGAATGTGATGCTGTCCATTAACACAACAGGATGATGAAATATCTAAGAAATGACAATAACTTCTTACAGtagaaagtaaataaaaattaatttacataAAGACAATTACTTATAATACTGAATGAAATGTCCATTTgtaatatgattttttttcaattgtcTTCTCTCTtctacagaaggaaaaaaacaaagagcaggaggaagaggaagaaattggTGGGGACAGTGCATTCATGAAGCTGGCAAAAAAAGTGACTGCCAAGTCCCTGCAGAAGAAAGGTGAGTTTGATTTTTATTGAAGTGACAAgaaaagaagagagggaaaaagttcACAAACTGATCTTTCCCCCTTGTCTctgccagccagcccagcagtggtGGCACAAGGCTCAGCTCTGCTACCCAGGAACCCATTTGAAGCCTTTAGACCTGCCAGTGACATCCAGGTGGGTGCCAGTCCTCAAAAATGGCATTTCCCACCACAGCCAAGTCAGTGCCCCTGAATTCTGGGCACTCCTGATGGGTCTTGTGGTGATGTGTGAGCAGAGATTAGATTTTCTCTGCAGAGTAACTTACTAAGCAACCTGCCTTGTTTCCTGAGAGTGCTTTAATGCAGCTTTTCTTTGCCTTGCAGATAAAGAATGGGTCACTCTTGAACAGACCTAAAGCTGTCCTTCAGAAGCTGGCAGCAATGTCAGATCTCAATCCAAATGCCCCTCGAAATTCAAGGAATTTTGTCTTCCATACACTTTCACCAGAGAAGAGTGAGGAGgcaaaggaaaaatcaaaaccTCAGGTAAAGATTTGGGTAGCAGGTGCTACCAGTTGTGGAGATTATTTGAATACACACTGAAATCTGCCAAGCAGTTAAGAGCACTGCTGTCTTAAATATTCCCTGCATGCTCTCAAGCCAAATATTTCTCTCATAACTCAgaatttaagcttttttttggacatttttgtaaattttaatgtatttgacTGTCCTTAGGTGAAGAAGAGAGGCCCTTCTGCAGTGATAACATCAGCTGCAAAGCGGCCCAGGGTAGAAAGCTCAGAGGACTCCAGTCAAAGCAGAAGCATTTTCCAGTTCTTGGAGAGCTGAATATTCCTGTTTGGAGCCAGAGATTGTCTCCCCTTTGCCAGCTGCAGTTTATTTTGCCAATCTGCCAGAAATCACCAGCCAAGGAAACAAATGGGTGCCACCTCACTCACAAGTTCCAGTAATTTCCAGGCTGTggttttgtgctttgttttttctctgtccTCTGTAGCAAATGGGAGCACAAAATCCATTCCTGGTTTGGAATGAAATGCTGACTTGATCTTTCCCAAGCATTAAGGAAACGTCCACTGCTGTGGGCTGTCCTCACAGGTGCTGCACAGGTATCAGTTCCACCTGGAAATGCCATTGGTGTGACAAGAAATACCTCAGGTAGCTGAAAGCACAATAAAGGAGGAATTTCTACAGCTCTGGGAGAAAAATGAAGCAGTGTTGGCCATGGCAGGACACTTGTTTACAATTGCAGCACAAAGTTTTAGCTGTGGCTCCCTCCAGtgtcttattttctttaatgttaAGCATTTATTAAGCTTCTCCTTTTTAGAAGCACTAATTTATCCTTGAAATGTTTACTTTGTGGGAAAGGTCCCAGTCTCTCCTGAGGCAATatgagaagggattttttccaaGTTTTTATTACTGTTGATGTCCTTAAACTTGCAGATGGATATGTGTGTGGAGAGGGAAGAATGTGAGAGACGtgtgggagaggaaaaggtCTGGGGGGTTTTATTTGCATTgctgggggaatttggggttgcTTTGGTTTGCCCAACTCCAGGCTATCTTTAACCATCCATTCTGTTGTTTTCATGGAAGCTGCACTCATCCAAGAGA from the Melospiza georgiana isolate bMelGeo1 chromosome 24, bMelGeo1.pri, whole genome shotgun sequence genome contains:
- the CLSPN gene encoding claspin, giving the protein MAAVPVTTEGSAELPLEDLNPDLQKPLDSDSDSGQGSCETASPGPLGKSTASFEDRDSEEEIFVRKKAKNQKVLEDSESEEEEENGGSAVQEDALSEDKENGEEKENFAAEKKKKSHRILPALLDSDGSDTGDPLQIENLETGKSSSLPEGELGQERPLKSGKKYRKHKHKHDVEEEPAKEAGAKSRRRKEKEKIMESIKQLRKEKKPVAEVDGGERFPFNDSGCLLDDKDLFDNGLEEEDDQSPEDEESLESIRAAVKNKMKHYKNKEHFPDSEGYKHVFDEENEEPVLKEPKRKERKAARLSKEAIKQLHSETQRLLRESSVSLPYHVPEAKSVHDFYKSRPRPACQGNAMALLKSSKYQLPLNEESATVGSLSKDGKDGPMEGDQSAAAEPEMNLGRDVDASVTEPLAAEGRNLPEDCAEQPRQDREDSDAVTETVTDDNTKEQQLSNCLSTDCDEQKESEIPPASGDALMERGETAPDVQGETNTPQVGPGLVAQPEKVRKSKLDKLRELGIDLSIQPRICSDNESFINLEEADSNKELEALKARFLKHTLQTSRSKGERAINMNIIRKETTSDGKEELRADVVPAVLAAESLEEAVHKKPGEKLQALKAKLQEAMKLRRTEERQKRHALFKLDNEEMLEEEEEEEEMTDESEEEEEEEEEGDHENSEFLLDEAEEDNEDPEEKHMEDGDKETDKESIDGEKLEKSEHGDSVLKHPSTESTLMLFKDSSSKMGYSLPDEKLEMEETVDKGPNKLEDDDSFSLPALPKENSHNSSFEFIGSMIPSYQPCNKQASRGGSFFPAAGGFRSPSPGFFKTSFISSASKSSGKTSEPSLPIEDSQDLYNASPEPKSLFPGAGESRFQFSLEDDTQSQLLDADGFLNVGQHRNKYQSSKHQLPLASMDENAMDANMDELLDLCSGQFSSQAEHVPNTSSTKKQNMEELLNLCSGKFVSQTGSPTWASSVSSKLEKDSDIEDPMAEALELCSGSFPTDREEEEEEEQEELGGFQLLTDDEACASEEDEKGEDSAAEEEELSDEEEEVLRHRPGLKKKLKLQDFMEEEAELSGSDVGSEDEYDGEDLNEYEEEIIDEELPNDAELGNQIQKFHMKAMLDDDKRQLRLYQERYLLDGDLHSDGPGRTRRFRWKNIDFASQMDLFQRDSDNEEENEEFDETEVKWRKERFEREQWLREQKEKNKEQEEEEEIGGDSAFMKLAKKVTAKSLQKKASPAVVAQGSALLPRNPFEAFRPASDIQIKNGSLLNRPKAVLQKLAAMSDLNPNAPRNSRNFVFHTLSPEKSEEAKEKSKPQVKKRGPSAVITSAAKRPRVESSEDSSQSRSIFQFLES